The Watersipora subatra chromosome 1, tzWatSuba1.1, whole genome shotgun sequence genome has a window encoding:
- the LOC137404927 gene encoding uncharacterized protein, whose amino-acid sequence MKVEPIGDGPVSHPCTLHGCVQILEMISTTVGLICCLLNQVWLTEAGGGFVAFTLICCFIFSTGFMVIHLIQEKKDWIQPQLAEKLPNAEWIGYICGLVLLIISLIVAILGSSRMYIYDQEDGRKRLVESSPITVTAVFVTLAMLYYLMHVIQLSLARLRNGGKSKPNSKAGK is encoded by the exons ATGAAAGTAGAGCCCATTGGTGACGGGCCTGTTAGCCACCCCTGCACTCTCCATGGCTGTGTACAAATCCTTGAAATG ATTAGCACCACAGTTGGTTTAATATGCTGTCTTTTAAATCAAGTGTGGCTGACTGAAGCCGGCGGTGGGTTTGTTGCTTTTACTCTTATCTGCTGCTTTATATTTTCTACCGGGTTTATGGTTATACACCTCATCCAAGAAAAGAAGGACTGGATCCAACCACAACTGGCAGAAAAACTTCCAAATGCG GAGTGGATTGGATATATCTGTGGACTGGTGCTGCTCATCATTTCTCTCATAGTCGCCATATTGGGGAGCTCTCGGATGTACATCTATGACCAAGAAGATGGCCGTAAGAGGTTGGTGGAAAGTTCCCCCATCACTGTTACAGCT GTATTCGTTACATTGGCTATGCTGTACTATCTCATGCATGTCATACAGCTCAGCCTGGCTCGCCTGAGAAATGGAGGAAAGTCTAAACCTAATTCTAAGGCTGGCAAGTAA